A single window of Caldimicrobium thiodismutans DNA harbors:
- a CDS encoding anaerobic ribonucleoside-triphosphate reductase activating protein has product MIKGFRGTSLVDFPEKVSAVIYTYGCNYRCPFCYNIELVLTENYKDLPDIPDEEILTNLSQRKGFIQGVVITGGEPTLWGKRLHYLIERIKYEIGLAIKVDTNGSNPELLERFLQENLLDYVALDFKTSPSRYPELGGDFSRVSETLRVLKNHPEKVEIRITLYPPLFNGRDLEEMLPFLEGFQIIALQKYLPEKNLSGRGVSPYSEEEYLNFFTVLQNHLPTARILKRF; this is encoded by the coding sequence ATGATTAAAGGTTTTCGGGGAACAAGCTTAGTTGACTTTCCTGAGAAGGTCTCCGCAGTCATCTATACCTATGGGTGTAATTACCGGTGCCCTTTTTGTTACAACATAGAACTTGTTCTTACAGAAAACTATAAGGATCTCCCAGACATTCCTGATGAGGAGATCTTAACCAATCTTTCTCAGAGAAAAGGGTTTATTCAGGGTGTAGTTATAACAGGAGGGGAACCTACCCTATGGGGAAAAAGACTTCATTATCTCATAGAGAGGATTAAATATGAAATAGGGCTTGCTATTAAAGTTGATACCAATGGTTCAAATCCAGAGTTGTTAGAGCGGTTTTTGCAGGAAAATCTTCTTGATTATGTGGCCCTTGATTTTAAAACCTCACCATCCCGTTATCCTGAACTTGGGGGAGACTTTTCCAGAGTGAGTGAGACCCTAAGGGTCTTAAAAAATCATCCTGAAAAGGTTGAAATTCGTATAACCCTTTATCCCCCTCTTTTTAATGGAAGAGACTTAGAGGAGATGCTTCCCTTTTTAGAGGGGTTTCAAATTATTGCCCTTCAGAAGTATTTACCTGAGAAAAATCTAAGTGGACGAGGTGTTTCCCCTTATTCAGAGGAAGAGTATCTTAATTTCTTTACTGTGTTGCAAAATCATCTTCCAACTGCAAGAATCCTTAAGCGTTTTTGA
- the queA gene encoding tRNA preQ1(34) S-adenosylmethionine ribosyltransferase-isomerase QueA has product MTSIPPEFDINSYDYPLPEENIAYYPPKERVSSRLLVIERERGNLFFHEKFSELEVYLQEGDLLVLNDTKVFPARIKAVKKTGGIVEILLFNKPKGKSFETQGLVKGKRLKPGMSLSVPDGEIEIHLLEDLRGGRFKLRLETTGDDLERAIESIGKAPLPPYIKREPEDLDLLRYQTVFASKEGSIAAPTAGFHFDPPLLKKLKAKGVEIKFITLHVGYGTFAPIKVRDIRKHKIEPEYVEVSHETVSAIKKAKAQGRRVIGVGTTTARTLEFIAKYGLKPFKGLCDLYIYPGFEFRILSALITNFHLPRSSLLLLVCAFAGRDLILRAYKEAIQRGYRFYSYGDATFII; this is encoded by the coding sequence ATGACCTCTATTCCACCTGAGTTTGATATAAACTCTTATGACTATCCCCTACCGGAAGAAAATATTGCCTACTATCCGCCTAAGGAAAGGGTAAGTAGTAGACTTCTTGTTATAGAAAGAGAAAGAGGGAACCTCTTTTTTCATGAAAAATTTTCTGAACTTGAGGTGTATCTGCAAGAAGGAGACCTTCTTGTTTTAAATGATACTAAAGTCTTTCCAGCAAGAATCAAGGCTGTAAAAAAGACAGGTGGGATAGTTGAAATCCTTCTTTTTAATAAGCCAAAGGGTAAATCTTTTGAAACACAGGGTTTAGTTAAAGGAAAAAGATTAAAACCTGGTATGAGTTTAAGTGTTCCTGATGGAGAGATAGAAATCCATTTATTAGAAGATCTAAGGGGTGGTAGATTTAAATTAAGGCTTGAGACAACAGGCGATGATCTGGAGAGGGCAATTGAAAGCATTGGGAAGGCGCCTCTCCCACCCTATATTAAGAGAGAGCCAGAAGATTTGGACTTACTAAGGTATCAAACGGTCTTTGCAAGTAAGGAGGGCTCAATTGCAGCCCCTACCGCAGGGTTTCATTTTGATCCTCCTCTATTGAAAAAACTTAAAGCGAAAGGAGTGGAGATAAAATTTATAACTCTGCATGTAGGCTATGGCACCTTTGCTCCTATTAAAGTTAGAGATATAAGGAAGCATAAAATTGAGCCAGAATATGTTGAGGTTTCCCATGAAACTGTTTCCGCCATTAAGAAAGCCAAAGCCCAGGGAAGAAGGGTCATAGGAGTTGGCACTACTACAGCTCGCACCCTTGAATTTATAGCTAAATATGGATTAAAACCCTTCAAGGGGCTTTGTGATCTCTATATTTATCCAGGCTTTGAATTCAGGATACTTTCTGCCTTAATTACAAATTTTCATTTACCGCGGTCTTCCCTTCTCCTTCTTGTCTGTGCCTTTGCCGGGAGAGATCTAATTTTAAGGGCTTATAAAGAGGCTATACAAAGGGGGTATCGCTTTTATTCCTACGGAGATGCTACCTTTATAATTTAG
- the serS gene encoding serine--tRNA ligase: MLDLKFLRENPEFVAEALKKRGGEYPLKEVLQLDERRRELIQEVEVLRHARKTKSEEIGLLKKKGEETKAKELSTEVKELGERLKTLEEELRKTEELLWDALSRIPNLPHFSVPLGKSDKDNVVVKIYGEKPTFSFKPRPHWEIGEALGIFDFERAAKLTGSRFTVYYREGALLERALINFMLDLHTKKHRYTEVLPPFIVNSASMYGTGQLPKFREELFKLEDWDYYLIPTAEVPVTNLHRDEILSEEDLPLYYTAYTPCFRAEAGAHGKDIKGIIRQHQFNKVELVKFVVPESSYEELESLLLDAEEVLQLLELPYRVVVLCTGDLGFASAKTYDIEVFCPGQDRYVEISSCSNFEDYQARRANIRYRPKSGGKPRYVHTLNGSGLAVGRTLMALLENYQQEDGSVLIPRALQPYTGGLTSISPVKGLVGKD, encoded by the coding sequence ATGCTTGACTTAAAATTCCTTAGAGAAAATCCTGAGTTTGTTGCTGAGGCCTTGAAAAAAAGAGGTGGGGAGTATCCCCTTAAAGAGGTCCTTCAATTAGATGAGAGGAGAAGAGAACTTATACAAGAGGTTGAGGTCCTAAGACATGCAAGAAAAACCAAGTCTGAAGAGATTGGGCTTCTCAAAAAAAAAGGAGAGGAAACCAAGGCCAAGGAGCTTTCAACAGAGGTTAAAGAGCTCGGAGAAAGGCTTAAAACCCTTGAGGAAGAGTTAAGAAAAACAGAGGAGCTTCTTTGGGATGCCCTTTCTCGCATTCCCAATCTTCCCCATTTTTCTGTCCCCTTAGGAAAGTCAGATAAAGATAATGTCGTTGTTAAAATTTACGGAGAAAAGCCAACCTTTTCCTTTAAGCCAAGACCTCATTGGGAAATAGGAGAGGCCCTTGGAATTTTTGACTTTGAAAGGGCAGCCAAACTGACAGGTAGCAGATTTACTGTTTATTATCGAGAGGGAGCCCTTTTAGAAAGGGCCCTAATTAACTTTATGCTGGATCTCCATACCAAAAAACATCGTTATACCGAGGTTTTACCCCCTTTTATCGTCAATTCTGCCTCTATGTATGGCACGGGCCAGCTTCCTAAATTTCGGGAGGAACTCTTTAAACTTGAAGACTGGGATTACTACCTCATTCCTACAGCAGAAGTTCCTGTAACCAATCTACATCGCGATGAGATCCTCTCTGAAGAAGACCTTCCCCTTTATTATACCGCCTATACCCCCTGCTTCAGGGCAGAGGCAGGAGCCCATGGGAAAGATATAAAAGGTATAATTCGCCAGCACCAATTTAATAAGGTAGAATTAGTAAAATTTGTCGTTCCTGAAAGTTCTTATGAGGAGCTTGAAAGTCTTCTTCTTGATGCTGAGGAGGTGCTTCAACTCCTTGAGCTTCCCTACAGGGTTGTAGTGCTTTGCACAGGTGATCTTGGTTTTGCCTCAGCTAAGACCTATGATATTGAGGTTTTTTGTCCAGGGCAAGACCGCTATGTGGAGATCTCTTCCTGTTCAAACTTTGAAGATTATCAAGCCCGCAGGGCCAATATTAGATATCGCCCAAAGAGTGGTGGTAAGCCTCGCTATGTCCATACCCTTAATGGCTCAGGTCTTGCGGTGGGAAGAACTCTCATGGCCCTTCTTGAAAATTATCAACAGGAAGATGGCTCAGTCCTCATTCCCAGAGCCTTACAGCCCTATACCGGGGGACTTACAAGCATTAGCCCTGTAAAAGGCTTAGTAGGGAAAGATTAA
- the gatA gene encoding Asp-tRNA(Asn)/Glu-tRNA(Gln) amidotransferase subunit GatA, whose product MDFNELTLISTLKLLEEGKITSKELAEITLKRIKKYDSKLKAFLYVNEEWVLKQAEMADQRRKEGKAGALTGIPLSIKDNIHIEGHPTTCASKILANYIAPYDADVIERLKTEGAVFIGKTNLDEFAMGSSTENSGFFPTRNPWDLERVPGGSSGGSAVSVSARLGLGSLGSDTGGSIRQPAAFCGVVGMKPTYGLVSRFGLVAFASSLDQIGPFALNVEDLALLLKVIAGPTPKDSTSAEITPPDFTKAIQENLKTSYRIGLPREYFAEGLDPEIQKTLEEVIHILKKRHTLKEISLPHTKYALATYYIIAPAEASSNLARYDGVKYGFRAEAKTLLEMYKKSRAQGFGKEVKRRIMLGTYALSAGYYDAYYLKASKVRTLIKEDFDKAFQEVDLIFAPTTPTPPFKLGEKTADPLQMYLSDIFTIPVNLAGIPALNLPVGLTSQNLPIGAQIMGPNFKDDTVLSLAYQLEKEISLKFIPPLIKE is encoded by the coding sequence ATGGATTTTAATGAGCTTACCCTTATATCTACCTTAAAGCTTCTTGAAGAGGGGAAGATTACCAGTAAAGAGTTAGCTGAGATAACCTTAAAAAGGATCAAAAAATATGACTCAAAGCTCAAGGCCTTTCTTTATGTTAATGAAGAATGGGTCTTGAAACAAGCAGAGATGGCGGACCAGAGAAGAAAAGAGGGAAAAGCTGGAGCCTTAACCGGGATTCCTCTCTCAATCAAAGACAATATCCATATTGAGGGGCACCCTACGACCTGTGCATCCAAAATTTTAGCTAATTATATTGCTCCCTATGATGCGGATGTTATTGAAAGGCTTAAGACCGAAGGCGCTGTCTTCATAGGAAAGACAAACTTAGATGAATTTGCCATGGGATCCTCTACAGAAAATTCAGGCTTTTTCCCCACAAGAAATCCCTGGGATTTAGAGAGAGTTCCTGGAGGTTCTTCTGGTGGTTCCGCTGTATCAGTTTCCGCAAGATTGGGGCTTGGCTCTCTTGGCTCTGACACAGGAGGCTCTATAAGACAGCCAGCAGCCTTTTGCGGAGTTGTGGGTATGAAACCCACTTATGGCCTGGTATCTCGTTTCGGCCTGGTTGCCTTTGCCTCTTCCCTTGATCAAATTGGCCCCTTTGCTCTTAATGTAGAGGATCTTGCCCTATTATTAAAGGTAATTGCAGGCCCTACCCCTAAGGACTCAACCTCTGCTGAGATTACCCCTCCAGATTTTACTAAAGCCATTCAGGAAAATCTTAAGACCTCTTATCGCATTGGTCTTCCCAGGGAGTATTTTGCAGAGGGGCTTGATCCTGAAATCCAAAAGACCTTGGAGGAGGTCATCCATATCCTCAAGAAAAGACACACTCTTAAAGAAATAAGTCTTCCCCACACCAAATATGCCTTGGCTACCTATTATATTATTGCCCCTGCTGAGGCAAGCTCAAATCTTGCCAGATATGATGGTGTTAAATACGGGTTCAGGGCAGAAGCCAAAACTCTTCTTGAGATGTATAAAAAGAGTCGGGCCCAGGGCTTTGGGAAGGAAGTCAAAAGAAGAATTATGCTTGGCACCTATGCCCTCTCAGCAGGTTATTATGATGCCTATTATCTCAAAGCCTCAAAGGTTAGAACTCTCATAAAAGAGGACTTTGATAAGGCCTTTCAGGAAGTGGATCTAATCTTTGCTCCCACTACCCCTACCCCACCTTTCAAATTAGGAGAAAAGACCGCAGATCCTCTTCAGATGTATCTTTCTGATATCTTTACCATTCCTGTAAATCTTGCAGGTATCCCGGCCTTGAATCTCCCGGTGGGCCTTACCTCCCAAAATTTACCTATAGGTGCTCAGATTATGGGACCAAACTTTAAAGATGATACAGTCTTGAGCCTAGCTTACCAGCTGGAAAAGGAAATTTCCCTTAAGTTTATCCCCCCACTTATAAAGGAGTAA
- a CDS encoding lytic transglycosylase domain-containing protein, whose amino-acid sequence MLKKITGFMLFFLLIAHNLWGENIFQEIPLSEHIENVEVLPSEIVRHLPMDVNSQIAYFVKYYTTEKKEVLQRWFRRCGPFLPYFRVIFKEEGLPEDLVYLALVESGCNPFAVSRAGAVGIWQFIETTGRLYGLKVDYWIDERKDFIKSTYAAAKYLKKLYEIFGDWRLAVASYNAGEGRVSRALRAKNFADYWKVMMSGAIPFETFAYLPQWLAISIIIKDPQKYGFLPLIEEPWDYVELNVPGGLDLKVLSLAAEVDYDILRKLNAELRREFTPPGVTYPLKIPITSADKLLANLKRLELEEVKVNTPSGEVTLFVSAKDSVIIRNFEEKKGENSSKKKTTSSNRTKTSSSKDSKVAKKKKPSKGR is encoded by the coding sequence ATGTTAAAGAAAATAACTGGTTTTATGCTTTTTTTTCTATTAATAGCTCATAACCTTTGGGGAGAGAATATCTTTCAAGAGATTCCCCTATCAGAACATATTGAAAATGTAGAGGTGCTCCCATCTGAGATTGTCAGACATCTTCCTATGGATGTTAACTCTCAGATAGCCTATTTTGTTAAGTATTATACCACTGAGAAAAAAGAGGTTCTTCAAAGGTGGTTTAGGCGCTGTGGTCCCTTTTTACCTTATTTTAGGGTAATCTTTAAAGAGGAGGGGCTTCCAGAGGATTTGGTCTACCTTGCTTTAGTTGAAAGTGGATGTAATCCCTTTGCAGTCTCTCGAGCAGGGGCTGTAGGTATCTGGCAATTTATAGAAACTACAGGTCGGCTCTATGGTTTAAAGGTGGATTACTGGATTGATGAGAGAAAGGACTTTATAAAGTCCACTTATGCAGCAGCTAAGTATTTAAAAAAACTTTATGAGATCTTTGGAGACTGGAGGCTTGCGGTAGCAAGCTATAATGCTGGAGAGGGAAGAGTCTCCCGAGCTCTACGAGCCAAAAATTTTGCAGACTACTGGAAGGTGATGATGAGTGGAGCCATACCCTTTGAAACCTTTGCCTATCTACCTCAGTGGCTGGCTATTTCTATAATAATTAAAGATCCCCAAAAATATGGCTTTTTACCACTAATTGAGGAGCCCTGGGATTATGTGGAGCTGAATGTTCCAGGAGGTTTGGATCTAAAGGTTTTGAGCTTAGCTGCAGAAGTAGATTATGATATCCTGAGAAAACTCAATGCAGAATTAAGAAGAGAGTTTACACCTCCGGGAGTAACTTACCCCCTCAAAATCCCTATCACCTCAGCAGATAAATTACTTGCTAACCTCAAGAGGCTTGAACTTGAAGAAGTAAAGGTCAATACCCCATCAGGAGAGGTCACTCTTTTTGTAAGTGCAAAAGATTCAGTTATAATCAGGAATTTTGAAGAAAAAAAGGGCGAGAATTCTTCTAAAAAGAAGACAACTTCTTCAAACAGAACAAAAACTTCCTCTTCAAAAGACTCAAAGGTGGCTAAGAAGAAAAAGCCTTCTAAAGGGCGTTAA
- the lysA gene encoding diaminopimelate decarboxylase, with the protein MHYFIYHAGELYCEEVPVKKIVEKCGTPLYIYSGKTIRRHFKVFDSVFSEIEHLTCYSVKANSNIGVLALLAREGSGADIVSGGELYRALKAGIPPQKIVFSGVGKTPAEMEAALKAGILMFNVESLEELEVLGEVAKTLKIKAPFAIRANPNVDPKTHPYISTGLSKNKFGIPEEEVIPAYLKAKENPYLLPLGLDAHIGSQLTTISPFIDALRRLKALWEEISSFGFELKYFDIGGGLGIVYDQEEPPLPEEYSSAILKELKGLPITLLLEPGRLIVGNAGILVTKVLYTKANREKKFVIVDAAMNDLIRPALYQAYHKIVPVEEKEGEEVVVDIVGPICESGDFLAKERKIPQVKRGDLLAVMSAGAYGFVMSSNYNSRPRAAEVLVEGDQFFLVRQRETVEDLISLEAIPPLYL; encoded by the coding sequence ATGCATTATTTTATTTATCATGCAGGTGAGCTCTATTGCGAAGAGGTCCCTGTAAAAAAAATCGTGGAAAAGTGTGGGACCCCTCTTTATATCTACTCGGGAAAAACAATTAGACGGCACTTTAAGGTCTTTGATTCGGTCTTTAGTGAAATAGAGCATCTTACTTGTTATTCTGTTAAAGCTAATTCTAATATAGGGGTTCTGGCTCTTCTTGCCCGGGAAGGGTCAGGGGCTGATATTGTTTCAGGGGGAGAGCTTTACAGGGCCCTTAAGGCTGGTATTCCTCCCCAGAAAATCGTCTTTTCAGGGGTTGGGAAGACTCCTGCTGAAATGGAAGCTGCTCTTAAGGCCGGGATTCTTATGTTCAATGTGGAGAGTTTAGAAGAGCTTGAGGTTCTGGGAGAAGTGGCTAAAACTCTCAAGATTAAAGCTCCTTTTGCCATAAGGGCTAACCCAAATGTTGATCCTAAAACTCATCCCTACATCTCAACAGGGCTTAGCAAAAATAAATTTGGTATCCCGGAAGAAGAGGTAATACCTGCTTATTTGAAGGCTAAAGAAAATCCCTATCTTCTCCCCTTAGGATTAGATGCCCACATTGGTTCACAACTTACAACCATTTCGCCCTTTATAGATGCCTTAAGAAGACTTAAGGCCCTCTGGGAGGAGATTTCCTCTTTTGGTTTTGAGTTAAAGTATTTTGATATCGGGGGAGGGCTTGGGATTGTATATGATCAGGAAGAACCTCCCTTACCAGAGGAATATTCCTCAGCCATACTCAAGGAATTAAAGGGCCTTCCAATAACCCTCCTTCTTGAACCAGGAAGATTAATAGTCGGTAATGCCGGTATCCTTGTAACTAAGGTTCTTTATACAAAAGCTAACCGAGAAAAAAAATTTGTTATTGTAGATGCAGCTATGAATGATCTTATTAGGCCAGCACTTTATCAGGCTTATCATAAAATTGTGCCTGTTGAGGAAAAAGAAGGGGAGGAAGTGGTTGTAGATATTGTCGGCCCTATTTGTGAATCTGGAGATTTTTTGGCTAAAGAAAGGAAAATTCCTCAGGTTAAGAGAGGGGATCTTCTTGCGGTAATGAGTGCCGGGGCTTATGGCTTTGTTATGAGCTCAAACTATAATTCTCGTCCAAGGGCTGCTGAGGTGCTGGTGGAAGGTGATCAATTCTTTTTAGTAAGGCAAAGGGAAACCGTTGAGGATCTAATTTCCCTTGAGGCTATTCCACCTCTTTATCTTTAA
- the gatC gene encoding Asp-tRNA(Asn)/Glu-tRNA(Gln) amidotransferase subunit GatC, with amino-acid sequence MPLTLDEVKKIAHLARLEFSEEEILLYTQELSKILDYFQELQKVDTSSVSPTFHPLKKKTPFREDEVKEFYNRKGLLENAPELKETSIIVPKVVKAP; translated from the coding sequence ATGCCACTTACTCTTGATGAGGTCAAAAAAATTGCCCATCTTGCAAGGCTTGAATTCTCTGAAGAAGAGATCCTTTTATACACTCAGGAACTCTCCAAAATCCTTGACTACTTTCAAGAACTTCAAAAGGTTGATACCTCCTCAGTTTCCCCAACCTTTCATCCCCTCAAGAAAAAAACCCCTTTTAGAGAAGACGAGGTTAAGGAGTTTTATAATAGAAAGGGACTTCTTGAGAATGCACCAGAACTTAAAGAGACCTCCATTATTGTCCCTAAGGTTGTTAAAGCCCCATAA
- a CDS encoding PD-(D/E)XK nuclease family protein, which translates to MQRAKKSVISKVAFKEMLIRDLPELLKEDPLLKDYVASLFKENFADKRTTEEEIKALLEEIKILRIESEKRWEEHSKRLEEHSQILKEHSKRLEEHYQILKEHSKRLEEHSQILKEHSKKLEELSQGNKILMEEILALRKRQDVQIGALGARWGIKSEKTFRNAVKGLLEETFGVKVEHYETTDLEGEVFDGFPGKTVEIDLIIRDGELIVAEIKSSVSPADVLLFERKVKFFEKKEGRRVTRKIIISPMIDREAKNFCKSLGITFYTDVPDREAGL; encoded by the coding sequence ATGCAAAGGGCTAAAAAAAGTGTCATATCCAAAGTAGCCTTTAAGGAAATGTTAATTCGGGATCTCCCTGAGCTTTTGAAGGAAGATCCCCTTCTTAAGGACTATGTAGCGAGCCTTTTCAAAGAAAATTTTGCCGACAAAAGAACCACTGAAGAAGAGATCAAAGCCCTCTTAGAGGAGATTAAGATCTTAAGAATTGAGAGTGAAAAAAGATGGGAAGAGCATTCAAAAAGGCTTGAAGAGCATTCTCAGATTCTAAAAGAGCATTCAAAAAGGCTTGAAGAGCATTATCAGATTCTAAAAGAGCATTCAAAAAGGCTTGAAGAACATTCTCAGATTTTGAAAGAGCATTCAAAGAAGCTTGAAGAACTCTCTCAAGGCAATAAAATCCTGATGGAAGAAATCCTTGCCTTAAGAAAGAGACAGGATGTGCAGATTGGTGCCCTCGGGGCAAGATGGGGAATTAAATCAGAAAAAACCTTTCGCAATGCAGTAAAAGGGCTTCTTGAGGAAACCTTTGGGGTTAAGGTAGAACATTATGAAACAACTGATTTAGAAGGTGAGGTCTTTGATGGTTTTCCCGGTAAAACCGTTGAAATTGACCTTATTATTAGAGATGGTGAGCTTATTGTAGCTGAGATTAAATCTTCTGTTAGTCCTGCTGATGTCCTGCTTTTTGAGAGAAAGGTAAAGTTTTTTGAGAAAAAAGAAGGGAGAAGGGTCACAAGAAAGATAATTATTTCTCCTATGATTGATCGTGAGGCTAAGAATTTTTGCAAAAGTCTTGGGATAACCTTTTACACTGATGTCCCTGATAGAGAAGCAGGCTTATAA
- a CDS encoding ParB/RepB/Spo0J family partition protein — translation MALKIKKKVLGKGLSELIPELSSKQGFAELPVDAVTYFSYQPRITFKEDESFQDLLKSIQEKGILQPIVVRKITEGLYECVAGERRLRAAKKLGLNTIPVIIKELSDEEALLISVMENLQRKDLNPMEIALAYKNLMDKFGYTQEEVAEKVGKDRATVANFLRLLKLPKEIQDDLLEERLTVGHAKALLSLPSEELQLLARRLVLEKGLSVRETEKLVEKLKTGQTRVRPKEIDPDLLALSEELSQLLGSKVEITLKKKKPCFILHFDSLESAEAFLEKLRKTLS, via the coding sequence ATGGCCTTAAAAATTAAGAAAAAAGTCCTGGGCAAAGGACTTTCTGAGCTTATCCCTGAATTGAGTAGTAAGCAGGGTTTTGCAGAACTACCTGTTGATGCAGTCACCTATTTTAGTTATCAGCCAAGAATTACTTTTAAGGAAGATGAATCCTTTCAAGACCTCTTGAAATCCATTCAAGAAAAAGGAATTCTTCAGCCCATTGTCGTCCGAAAGATAACTGAAGGACTTTATGAGTGTGTGGCTGGAGAGAGGAGACTTAGAGCTGCAAAAAAACTGGGTCTGAACACTATTCCTGTTATCATAAAAGAACTCTCTGATGAAGAGGCTTTGCTGATTTCTGTGATGGAAAACTTGCAAAGAAAGGACCTAAATCCCATGGAAATTGCCTTAGCCTATAAAAATCTTATGGATAAATTTGGCTATACTCAAGAAGAAGTTGCAGAAAAAGTGGGCAAGGACAGGGCAACTGTAGCCAATTTCTTAAGACTTCTTAAACTACCCAAGGAGATTCAGGATGATTTATTAGAGGAAAGGCTAACAGTTGGACATGCCAAAGCCCTGTTATCTCTTCCCTCTGAAGAGCTTCAACTTCTTGCTCGAAGACTTGTGCTTGAAAAGGGCCTTTCTGTTAGAGAGACTGAAAAATTAGTTGAAAAACTCAAGACCGGGCAGACCAGGGTAAGGCCAAAAGAGATAGATCCAGACCTACTTGCCCTTTCTGAAGAGTTAAGTCAACTTCTTGGCTCAAAGGTAGAAATAACCCTTAAGAAAAAAAAACCCTGCTTTATCCTTCACTTTGATAGCCTCGAAAGTGCTGAAGCCTTCCTTGAAAAACTAAGAAAAACCTTAAGTTAA
- a CDS encoding arsenic resistance protein — MWKLLGYITKNLIIFIPASLLAGFIAGLYLDLSFLKNFVLFFTFVMIYPMMINLRFKKVFEGGDTKVLLVAQGLNFLVIPFLAYWLGTLFFGENYYLTLGLLMAGLVPTSGMTISWTGFARGNIEAAVKMTVIGLILGSLATPLYVQMLMSAHLKVDVLYIFRQILFVVFLPMVAGYFTQRYLIKKYGQQRLNKEFAPRFSGISTLGVLGIVFIAMALKSREIVNQVSLIFYIFVPLVILYFLNFALATLIGKLFFKRGDAIALVYGTVMRNLSICLAIAMLTFGKAHPEVALVIALAFIIQVQAAAWYVRLSNTIFGPPES; from the coding sequence ATGTGGAAGCTTTTGGGATACATAACTAAAAATTTAATAATTTTTATTCCTGCCAGTCTCTTGGCAGGTTTCATCGCCGGGCTCTATTTAGATCTTTCCTTTCTTAAAAATTTTGTTCTCTTCTTTACTTTTGTAATGATCTATCCCATGATGATTAATTTAAGGTTTAAAAAGGTCTTTGAGGGAGGTGATACCAAGGTTTTGCTTGTTGCTCAGGGATTAAATTTTTTGGTTATTCCCTTTCTGGCTTATTGGCTGGGAACTCTATTTTTCGGAGAGAACTACTATCTCACCCTTGGCCTTCTTATGGCTGGTCTTGTGCCAACAAGTGGCATGACCATTTCCTGGACAGGCTTTGCCAGGGGCAATATAGAGGCTGCTGTAAAGATGACTGTTATTGGTCTGATCTTAGGGTCCTTAGCTACTCCGCTTTATGTTCAGATGCTTATGTCTGCGCATTTGAAAGTGGATGTTCTGTATATTTTCAGACAGATTCTTTTTGTAGTCTTTTTACCCATGGTGGCTGGTTATTTTACTCAGAGATATCTTATTAAAAAATATGGGCAACAAAGACTAAATAAAGAATTTGCTCCCAGATTCTCAGGGATTTCAACCTTGGGAGTCCTTGGAATAGTCTTCATTGCTATGGCTCTTAAATCTCGTGAAATTGTTAATCAGGTCTCTCTCATTTTCTACATCTTTGTGCCCCTTGTTATTCTTTACTTTTTGAATTTTGCCTTAGCAACTTTAATTGGAAAACTCTTTTTTAAGAGAGGGGATGCCATAGCTTTGGTGTATGGGACAGTTATGAGGAATCTTTCCATCTGTTTAGCTATTGCTATGTTGACCTTTGGTAAGGCTCATCCAGAGGTTGCCCTTGTGATTGCCTTAGCCTTTATCATTCAGGTTCAGGCAGCGGCATGGTATGTGCGACTTTCAAATACCATCTTTGGCCCTCCTGAAAGCTAA
- a CDS encoding thermonuclease family protein — MKKLNLKSFFHLFLLLFVFFFQSCNSQGQSERTEVFNCKPPLVKVKVKRAVDGDTVELESGEKLRYAGINTLELHTPDGRPEPFAKEAYYKNRELTEGKSFCLEKALRERDRYGRLLGELYFSNGSSVSEILVSEGLGLVCFYEGSAKFFERLLPVQKKALHKRVGLFSYLDKPQAKVNFIGNKKSFRFHHPDCFEARKIKQKVIFDNLEEALKEGYCPSRECLSLIFPY, encoded by the coding sequence ATGAAGAAATTAAACTTAAAAAGCTTCTTTCATCTCTTTTTACTTTTATTTGTCTTTTTTTTCCAAAGCTGTAATTCGCAGGGGCAATCAGAAAGAACTGAGGTATTTAATTGTAAGCCTCCCCTTGTAAAGGTCAAGGTCAAAAGAGCTGTGGATGGAGATACTGTTGAGCTTGAAAGTGGAGAAAAACTGCGTTATGCCGGTATCAATACCCTTGAACTGCATACTCCTGATGGAAGACCAGAACCCTTTGCAAAAGAAGCCTACTATAAAAACAGGGAATTAACCGAGGGTAAAAGCTTTTGTTTAGAAAAAGCCCTAAGGGAAAGGGATAGATACGGAAGACTCCTTGGAGAGCTTTATTTTTCAAATGGATCTTCTGTTTCCGAGATTTTGGTTTCGGAGGGGCTGGGTTTGGTGTGTTTCTATGAGGGGAGTGCAAAATTTTTTGAAAGACTCCTTCCTGTTCAGAAAAAGGCCTTACATAAAAGAGTGGGACTTTTTAGTTATTTGGATAAACCTCAGGCCAAGGTAAATTTTATTGGCAATAAGAAAAGTTTTCGCTTTCATCATCCTGATTGCTTTGAGGCCCGTAAGATAAAACAAAAGGTAATTTTTGATAATCTTGAAGAGGCCTTGAAAGAGGGTTATTGCCCATCTCGGGAATGTCTTTCTTTAATCTTTCCCTACTAA